The genome window TGACTTTGGGCGCAACGATCATGAACATGCTGCGCCCTTCCATCTTCGGCTTGAATTCGACAACTGCGATATCTTCCAATTCGGCGGCAACACGGTCGAGGGCCCGGGAACCGAATTCCAGGTGGGTTATTTCGCGCCCGCGGAACACAAGGGTTACCTTCGCCTTGTTTCCTTCCTCGATAAAGCGCCGCACATGCTTGATCTTGGTCATCAGGTCATGCTCATCGGTCTTGGGCCGGAGCTTTACTTCCTTGACCTGCACGTGGGACTGTTTTTTCCGTGCTTCCTGAAGCTTTTTGCTCTGCTGGTACTTGAACTTGCCGTAATCCATGATCCGGCAAACCGGCGGCACCGCAGTGGGTGAAACCTCCACCAGGTCGAGTTGCCGCGCTTCGGCCAGCGCAAGGGCCTCCTGAAGAGACATGATCCCCAACTGTTCGCTCTCTGCGCCGACAACGCGCACCTCGCGCGCCCGTATGGCCTGATTGATATTTACCGTAGGCTTCGCTATGGCGCCACCTCCTAATTAAAGCGTTTCACTTCGTCATTGACAAACGCAA of Geobacter anodireducens contains these proteins:
- a CDS encoding translation initiation factor IF-3, yielding MAKPTVNINQAIRAREVRVVGAESEQLGIMSLQEALALAEARQLDLVEVSPTAVPPVCRIMDYGKFKYQQSKKLQEARKKQSHVQVKEVKLRPKTDEHDLMTKIKHVRRFIEEGNKAKVTLVFRGREITHLEFGSRALDRVAAELEDIAVVEFKPKMEGRSMFMIVAPKVKK